A genomic segment from Peribacillus sp. ACCC06369 encodes:
- a CDS encoding carbon-nitrogen family hydrolase: MNYLVFQMDLVVGNPVENRKIIERWLEANYSDDVDVVVLPEMWSTGYALEELKEICKVDGKQSIEFLQSLAKKFNVNLVGGSIAVLEGNDIFNRAIIVNRMGVIVHTYDKMHLVPMLDEPKFLTGGHNQVEIFELEGVKMGVIICYDLRFPEIIRDLALQGIQVLHIVAEWPLARETHWNTLLRARAIENQMYVVASNVAGTKLGVEFAGCSQIVDPWGDIVQKLDQEVGELKATLNLEKVPQIRKDVPIFDSRVPEKYRKL, encoded by the coding sequence TTGAATTATTTAGTATTTCAAATGGATTTAGTGGTTGGAAATCCTGTAGAGAATAGGAAAATCATTGAACGCTGGTTAGAAGCTAACTATAGTGATGATGTAGATGTTGTTGTACTTCCTGAAATGTGGTCTACGGGCTATGCGTTGGAGGAATTGAAAGAAATCTGCAAAGTGGATGGAAAGCAATCCATTGAATTTTTACAATCATTGGCTAAGAAGTTTAATGTAAACTTGGTGGGTGGCTCGATTGCCGTATTAGAAGGTAATGATATCTTTAATCGTGCGATTATAGTAAATCGAATGGGTGTGATTGTTCACACATATGACAAGATGCATCTTGTTCCGATGTTAGATGAACCTAAGTTTTTAACGGGCGGTCATAATCAAGTTGAAATATTTGAACTTGAAGGTGTGAAGATGGGGGTTATTATTTGTTACGATTTACGATTCCCTGAAATTATTCGTGACTTAGCATTACAAGGTATTCAAGTGTTACATATCGTCGCAGAATGGCCACTTGCAAGGGAAACACATTGGAATACGTTACTTCGTGCGCGCGCAATTGAGAACCAAATGTATGTTGTTGCATCAAATGTGGCGGGGACAAAGTTAGGGGTGGAATTTGCAGGTTGCTCACAAATTGTAGATCCATGGGGAGACATTGTTCAAAAATTAGATCAAGAAGTTGGTGAATTAAAGGCAACTTTAAATTTAGAGAAAGTACCCCAAATAAGAAAAGATGTTCCCATATTCGATTCCAGAGTACCAGAAAAGTATAGAAAGTTATAA
- a CDS encoding fumarylacetoacetate hydrolase family protein, with product MKDIKNIYCVGRNYALHAKELNNEVPTSPFLFSKPTHSLVEANGQSITLPSNQGSIHYETELVLHIAKPYETGMKVDEIVDALAIGLDLTLRDVQAQLKQKQHPWLLAKGFKNSAVVSDFIPFQGVEACKQLDFSLFKNGERVQVGNIKDLLFDLQTIIDFTAEHFGLGKGDIIFTGTPSGVGPLSDQDKLSLNWGGKEIGSCSVTLHP from the coding sequence ATGAAAGACATTAAAAATATCTATTGTGTAGGTCGAAATTATGCTTTGCATGCAAAAGAATTAAATAATGAAGTACCAACTTCCCCTTTTTTATTTTCAAAACCAACTCATTCGCTAGTTGAAGCAAATGGTCAGTCAATTACGTTGCCGAGTAATCAGGGTTCCATTCACTATGAAACAGAACTTGTCCTTCATATCGCAAAGCCGTACGAAACAGGAATGAAAGTAGATGAAATAGTAGATGCCTTAGCCATTGGTTTGGATTTAACACTTAGAGATGTTCAAGCACAGTTAAAGCAAAAACAGCATCCTTGGCTTTTGGCTAAAGGATTTAAAAATTCGGCTGTTGTAAGTGATTTCATTCCGTTTCAAGGTGTCGAAGCATGTAAACAATTAGATTTTTCCCTTTTTAAAAACGGAGAGCGTGTACAAGTCGGAAATATTAAGGACTTACTTTTTGATTTGCAAACAATTATAGATTTTACAGCAGAGCATTTTGGGCTTGGGAAAGGAGATATTATTTTTACCGGTACTCCTAGTGGCGTCGGTCCTCTTTCAGATCAAGACAAGCTTTCACTAAACTGGGGTGGAAAGGAAATTGGATCCTGTTCTGTCACACTACATCCATGA
- a CDS encoding radical SAM protein — MRIETKDILSKKILTEAKGYLDVGFTHSLNPYSGCAFSCRYCYVREMPIQKFKGVPWGEWVDIKTNAAETYRKEIITLRGKSKTVNIFMSSATDPYQPLERKTNITRAILEEMIKNPPDFLQIQTRSPLIIRDIDLLVKLKKKCRVLVSMTIETDREDIKRIFSPYAPGIKLRTKALKEVHDAGISTQVSISPVMPFSPDFPKVLDGIVDHIWIDTLIIGDGTMGKRSRRLGMPELFKEHGLSKWYREDIHVMVVKYFKKYFPSDIIRVSKTEAFPK, encoded by the coding sequence ATGAGAATAGAAACAAAGGATATTCTTTCAAAGAAAATCCTCACTGAGGCAAAGGGTTATTTGGATGTCGGATTTACACATTCATTAAATCCCTACAGTGGATGTGCATTTTCTTGCAGGTACTGTTATGTCAGAGAAATGCCCATTCAAAAATTTAAGGGAGTTCCTTGGGGGGAATGGGTGGACATAAAAACAAACGCTGCAGAAACTTACCGGAAGGAGATCATAACACTTCGCGGAAAAAGCAAAACTGTGAATATATTTATGTCTTCCGCAACAGATCCATACCAGCCACTTGAACGGAAAACAAACATTACACGGGCAATCCTGGAAGAGATGATTAAAAATCCTCCTGACTTTCTTCAAATCCAAACTCGAAGTCCACTGATAATTAGGGATATTGATTTATTAGTAAAATTGAAAAAAAAATGTAGAGTCCTTGTTTCCATGACGATTGAAACAGATAGGGAAGATATAAAGCGAATTTTCTCTCCTTATGCACCAGGAATTAAGCTACGTACTAAAGCTTTAAAAGAGGTACATGACGCCGGAATATCCACCCAAGTTTCGATTTCTCCCGTAATGCCATTTAGCCCGGATTTCCCAAAAGTTTTAGATGGAATCGTGGATCATATTTGGATTGATACTTTAATTATTGGCGATGGTACGATGGGTAAACGTTCAAGGAGATTAGGAATGCCAGAATTATTTAAAGAACATGGACTCTCGAAATGGTATCGGGAGGATATACATGTAATGGTGGTTAAATATTTTAAAAAGTACTTTCCTAGTGACATAATACGAGTTTCAAAAACAGAGGCTTTCCCAAAATAA
- a CDS encoding MFS transporter — translation MNKQESGYRWVVFGTVLFAYFLIVSQRTAPGLITDQLMKDFHVSASTIGLMSGIQFLAYAGLQIPVGLLSDRYGPNRFLIIGTLLNGLGSLIYSLSPNEYVLIFSRLLVGIGDATIFVNLVLILSQWFKAQEFVKLLGLVAMVASLGSLSATVPFSMWISFAGWRTPFLSIGIILVLSSYLLYVVLVSKPKQLFKDDSKAKEILIKDREGVWSILRRIFSTRQAWATFFCHFGVVGTYIGFIGSWGVPYGIHVFEMSRSGASQLIMYGLFGAIIGGPLISWITSRLGSIKKVYTFIHLIVLCSWSGLFFSGVKPPFIMVVVLLFIIGFGNGASSLTFAVVRESFPIQQVGVVSGFANMGGFLSAVLLPSVFGNVLDLFPRHSIDVGYHYGFLIPVIFSLMGLLGVILIKEKKTF, via the coding sequence ATGAATAAACAAGAAAGCGGTTATAGATGGGTGGTATTTGGCACCGTTTTATTTGCTTACTTTTTAATTGTGAGCCAAAGAACGGCTCCTGGTCTTATTACCGATCAATTGATGAAGGATTTTCATGTTTCCGCTTCTACCATAGGTCTTATGAGCGGCATTCAATTTTTAGCCTATGCAGGATTACAAATACCGGTTGGTCTTTTATCAGACAGATATGGCCCCAATCGATTTCTTATTATCGGCACACTCCTAAATGGGCTAGGAAGCCTAATATACAGCCTTTCTCCCAATGAATATGTGTTGATTTTCTCCCGGTTATTAGTTGGAATTGGAGATGCCACCATTTTTGTCAACTTGGTTTTAATATTAAGCCAATGGTTTAAGGCACAGGAATTTGTAAAATTATTAGGCCTGGTTGCCATGGTTGCGAGCCTTGGTTCGTTATCAGCTACCGTTCCTTTTTCCATGTGGATTTCATTCGCTGGTTGGAGAACCCCATTCCTTAGCATAGGAATTATTTTAGTGCTTTCATCATATCTTCTGTATGTCGTACTTGTATCGAAACCAAAACAACTATTTAAAGATGATTCCAAAGCCAAGGAAATTCTAATTAAAGACCGGGAAGGTGTTTGGTCGATTCTACGCCGAATATTTTCTACCCGTCAAGCCTGGGCCACTTTCTTTTGCCACTTTGGAGTTGTTGGCACATATATAGGATTCATCGGTTCGTGGGGAGTTCCCTATGGAATTCATGTGTTTGAAATGTCTCGTTCAGGGGCAAGCCAGCTTATTATGTATGGTCTTTTTGGAGCCATCATAGGAGGCCCTTTAATTAGCTGGATTACAAGCCGGCTGGGTTCTATCAAAAAAGTCTACACCTTTATCCATCTAATTGTCTTATGCAGTTGGAGTGGGTTGTTCTTCTCCGGCGTAAAACCTCCATTTATAATGGTGGTGGTTTTACTATTTATCATAGGTTTTGGAAATGGAGCTAGCTCTTTGACTTTTGCAGTGGTACGGGAATCATTTCCTATTCAACAAGTAGGTGTTGTTTCAGGATTTGCCAATATGGGTGGATTCTTAAGTGCCGTGTTGTTGCCTAGTGTTTTCGGAAATGTACTGGATCTATTTCCTCGGCATTCTATAGATGTGGGCTATCATTATGGATTTCTCATACCTGTCATATTTTCTTTGATGGGATTGTTAGGTGTCATTTTGATCAAAGAGAAAAAAACGTTTTAA
- the accD gene encoding acetyl-CoA carboxylase, carboxyltransferase subunit beta, whose translation MKVYPIKRENIESDSFTCKSCGETYDHSLMKMNLNVCPKCQYHYPVTAYDRISMITDSNSFSEFNKCLTSVDPLSFPEYKDKLVSDKKKTSLYDGVITGEASIGGYPVVICVMDSRFRMGSMGSAVGEKITRSIEESLKTRKPLIIFSASGGARMQEGILSLMQMAKTSGALEKLNYEKILFVSVLTNPTTGGVSASFASLGDINIAEPQALIGFAGRRIIEQTIREELPENFQTSEFLLKHGQLDMVVNRSALRQSLTTILKIHHLNFRECLER comes from the coding sequence ATGAAGGTGTATCCAATAAAGAGAGAAAATATCGAATCGGACTCTTTTACTTGTAAATCGTGTGGGGAAACGTATGATCACTCTCTAATGAAAATGAATTTGAATGTTTGTCCTAAGTGCCAATATCACTACCCCGTAACAGCTTATGACCGCATTTCAATGATTACAGATAGTAATTCTTTTTCGGAATTCAATAAATGTTTAACTTCCGTTGACCCGTTATCCTTCCCTGAATATAAAGATAAATTAGTTTCTGATAAGAAAAAGACTTCATTATATGATGGGGTCATTACTGGGGAAGCTTCCATAGGCGGCTATCCGGTTGTCATTTGTGTCATGGATTCTCGCTTCCGTATGGGTAGCATGGGCTCAGCCGTGGGCGAAAAAATCACAAGATCCATTGAAGAATCATTAAAAACCCGAAAACCATTAATAATATTTTCAGCAAGCGGTGGAGCTCGGATGCAAGAAGGGATTCTTAGCCTTATGCAGATGGCGAAAACAAGTGGTGCTTTAGAAAAACTAAACTATGAAAAAATTCTTTTCGTATCCGTTTTGACGAATCCTACAACAGGGGGCGTTTCTGCTAGTTTCGCTTCATTAGGCGATATCAATATTGCCGAACCACAAGCTTTAATTGGCTTTGCAGGTAGACGCATAATTGAACAGACTATAAGAGAAGAACTCCCGGAAAATTTCCAAACCTCTGAATTTTTATTAAAACACGGTCAACTGGATATGGTTGTAAATAGAAGTGCATTAAGACAATCATTAACAACCATTTTAAAAATCCATCATCTAAACTTCAGGGAGTGCCTTGAACGATGA
- a CDS encoding acetyl-CoA carboxylase carboxyltransferase subunit alpha, protein MNFQELKKLENHIAELKEMSANHNLDLSEILNNLEQKANEIKNHLYENMEVWDKIKLSRIQQRPTTLDFIHHIFEDFLELHGDRLFGDDPAMVSGIATLEGMPITVIGNQKGKNTKDNIHRRFGMSQPEGYRKALRIMQQANKFNRPIVTFINTSGAFPGREAEERGQSEAIARNLREMAGFGVPIICIIIGEGGSGGALALGIGNRIFMLENTFYSVISPEGAAALLWKDATQAKRAAEVLKITAKDLMKLGVIDEIIKEPVGGAHIDLPLQSHYIQETLRKALQELGHLDKGILRQQRYDKFRKIGEYMDEILVKRDN, encoded by the coding sequence ATGAATTTTCAAGAATTAAAAAAACTAGAAAACCATATTGCCGAACTGAAAGAGATGTCAGCAAATCATAATCTTGACCTTTCCGAAATATTAAATAATCTTGAGCAAAAAGCCAATGAAATCAAAAATCACCTTTATGAAAATATGGAAGTTTGGGATAAAATTAAACTATCTAGAATTCAACAACGCCCTACTACTTTAGATTTCATCCATCATATTTTTGAAGACTTTCTTGAACTACATGGTGACAGACTTTTTGGGGATGACCCTGCTATGGTTTCAGGAATAGCTACCTTAGAGGGAATGCCTATTACTGTAATAGGAAATCAAAAAGGGAAAAATACAAAAGACAATATCCATCGTCGTTTTGGCATGTCGCAACCTGAAGGCTACAGAAAAGCTCTAAGAATTATGCAACAAGCCAATAAGTTCAATAGACCTATCGTAACATTTATTAATACGTCTGGAGCCTTCCCGGGTCGTGAAGCAGAAGAACGTGGACAATCTGAAGCTATTGCCCGCAACCTTCGTGAAATGGCTGGCTTTGGAGTGCCTATAATCTGTATTATTATTGGTGAAGGTGGGAGTGGTGGCGCTTTGGCTTTAGGTATCGGCAATCGAATCTTCATGCTAGAAAACACATTTTATTCGGTTATATCGCCTGAAGGAGCAGCAGCATTATTATGGAAGGATGCCACACAAGCAAAACGCGCAGCTGAAGTATTGAAAATTACGGCTAAGGATTTGATGAAACTAGGCGTGATTGATGAAATCATAAAAGAACCAGTTGGAGGAGCACATATTGACCTCCCTCTTCAATCGCATTATATCCAAGAAACTCTACGAAAAGCATTGCAAGAACTTGGTCATTTAGATAAAGGCATTTTACGCCAACAACGTTATGATAAATTCCGCAAAATTGGTGAGTATATGGACGAAATACTGGTTAAACGTGATAATTAA
- a CDS encoding NAD(P)/FAD-dependent oxidoreductase: MNKMYDVIITGAGCAGSTLAIYLAKAGFHVLLVDRSTFPRDTLSTHTFFNNTVALLREIGVLDKLLETKAPPVRDIKFQFEDTVIEGLIPEVYGEDSCYCIRRTYLDHILLEHAKSQMNVTVLEGFRVTDVIREDETVIGVKGLDSNNEKQEFSARLVVGADGRSSIIRKLVKSELKISSPATVGIYFGYFSGFYHDNVPKFEVYKVKDNTAILFPTNDDLYVIVGIFPLRNKELIERLKLNPESGLRNLLTDNFPNTTIGARLKNAKLEEPVKGILGYDNYWYKGMGKGWALVGDAVCFKDPGMAQGIHDAICGARILSNILLKYKGQSDQSNQMSEEYQKAMEDEFMVRFHMGCQISKNERISEQQDAVNKLISSHPEAIEKFLGIYNYANEPVVLEKELVRIMQSI; encoded by the coding sequence ATGAATAAGATGTATGATGTCATCATTACCGGTGCTGGATGTGCCGGCTCTACCTTGGCAATTTATCTTGCTAAGGCTGGTTTCCATGTGTTGTTAGTGGACCGATCTACTTTTCCAAGGGACACATTATCAACCCATACCTTTTTCAATAATACTGTCGCTCTTCTTCGAGAAATAGGTGTCCTGGACAAGTTATTGGAAACAAAAGCACCACCGGTACGGGATATTAAATTTCAATTTGAGGATACCGTGATAGAAGGTCTCATCCCTGAGGTTTACGGAGAGGACAGTTGTTATTGCATTAGACGAACTTATCTCGATCATATCCTACTTGAACATGCCAAATCTCAAATGAATGTAACTGTTTTAGAAGGATTTCGTGTGACGGATGTCATCCGTGAAGACGAAACAGTAATAGGCGTGAAAGGTTTAGACAGCAACAACGAGAAACAAGAATTTTCAGCACGCCTGGTAGTCGGTGCAGACGGCCGATCCTCTATTATTCGCAAGCTGGTAAAAAGTGAACTCAAAATAAGTAGTCCGGCAACAGTCGGCATCTATTTTGGGTATTTCTCTGGATTTTACCATGATAATGTTCCTAAATTCGAAGTATACAAGGTAAAAGATAACACAGCCATTCTCTTTCCGACGAATGATGATTTATATGTTATTGTCGGCATTTTCCCATTACGAAATAAGGAATTGATAGAACGGTTGAAATTAAATCCGGAAAGCGGTCTACGCAATCTCTTAACAGATAACTTTCCGAATACAACAATTGGGGCCCGCTTGAAAAATGCAAAACTAGAAGAACCGGTCAAAGGCATTCTAGGCTATGATAATTACTGGTATAAAGGAATGGGAAAAGGATGGGCGTTAGTTGGAGATGCAGTTTGTTTTAAAGATCCTGGCATGGCGCAGGGTATCCATGATGCTATATGTGGGGCACGTATATTATCCAATATTCTATTAAAATATAAGGGACAATCCGATCAATCAAATCAAATGTCTGAAGAATATCAAAAGGCAATGGAAGATGAGTTTATGGTTCGGTTTCACATGGGATGCCAAATTTCCAAGAATGAACGCATATCTGAACAACAGGATGCTGTCAACAAGCTAATCAGTTCCCATCCAGAGGCCATAGAGAAGTTTTTAGGGATTTACAATTACGCAAATGAGCCCGTTGTTTTAGAAAAAGAACTTGTACGAATCATGCAGTCAATCTAG
- a CDS encoding IS3 family transposase (programmed frameshift) has protein sequence MARFSSEEKIQAVRQYIDGNEGGQTIAKSIGVHPSLLHQWIKQFKLFGDDAFEKRYTPYPAQFKLDVLNYMNEQGTSIRKTAAIFNIPSYETLRKWKVAYETDGFDALQSKKKGRPSMKNKNNKTSNSQLPDEGSIEALQAENERLRMENAYFKKVECLSSKQGKITKQDKAQVVYELRNAFSVKALIQLADIPRSTYYYWVKNFGRPDADAELKVLIKSVFDEHEGRFGYRRIRDELRNRGHKVNHKKVQRIMKELGLKCLVRMKKYRSYKGTVGKIALNILDRNFKAEQPNEKWVTDITEFKLFGEKLYLSPILDLFNGEIITYTIGSRPTYSLISTMLDQAFERLTDDDTLLIHSDQGWHYQMKQFRDALRERGITQSMSRKGNCYDNAVMENFFGIMKSELLYLKEFESVEHFKQELAKYIEYYNHKRIKAKLKGMSPVQYRTHAQQAA, from the exons ATGGCGAGATTTTCTTCAGAAGAAAAAATACAGGCAGTAAGACAATATATAGATGGTAATGAGGGAGGACAAACCATTGCTAAATCTATTGGTGTTCATCCGAGTTTACTCCATCAGTGGATTAAACAATTTAAACTTTTTGGTGATGATGCTTTTGAAAAACGCTATACACCCTACCCTGCACAGTTTAAACTAGATGTACTTAATTATATGAACGAACAAGGGACGTCTATCAGGAAAACAGCAGCGATTTTTAATATTCCTTCTTATGAAACGCTTCGAAAATGGAAAGTTGCTTATGAAACAGATGGATTTGATGCCCTACAATCAAAGAAAAAGGGGCGTCCATCCATGAAAAATAAAAATAATAAGACATCAAATTCTCAATTACCCGATGAAGGATCAATAGAGGCTTTACAGGCGGAGAATGAACGTTTACGTATGGAGAATGCCTATT TTAAAAAAGTTGAATGCCTTAGTTCAAAACAAGGAAAAATCACCAAACAAGACAAAGCACAAGTAGTCTATGAATTAAGGAATGCATTCTCGGTGAAAGCACTTATACAGCTCGCAGACATTCCGCGTAGCACGTATTACTATTGGGTGAAAAACTTCGGTCGTCCTGATGCAGATGCAGAACTGAAAGTATTGATTAAATCTGTTTTCGATGAACATGAAGGTCGGTTTGGTTACCGGCGTATTCGTGATGAACTTAGAAATCGAGGACACAAAGTAAACCACAAAAAGGTGCAACGTATCATGAAAGAACTAGGGCTAAAATGTCTTGTCCGTATGAAAAAATATCGCTCTTACAAAGGAACTGTGGGCAAGATTGCACTAAATATTTTAGATCGCAATTTCAAAGCTGAACAACCAAATGAGAAATGGGTTACGGATATTACAGAGTTTAAATTATTTGGAGAAAAGCTATATTTATCGCCGATATTGGACTTATTTAATGGAGAAATCATTACGTATACAATCGGTTCAAGACCAACCTACTCACTCATTTCAACGATGTTAGATCAAGCTTTTGAACGTTTAACAGACGACGATACTCTCCTTATTCATTCAGATCAAGGCTGGCATTATCAAATGAAACAATTCCGTGATGCCCTTAGGGAACGTGGCATTACGCAAAGTATGTCTCGCAAAGGGAATTGTTACGATAACGCTGTTATGGAAAATTTCTTTGGTATCATGAAATCGGAACTTCTTTATCTAAAAGAATTTGAAAGTGTGGAACACTTTAAACAAGAACTAGCAAAATATATAGAATACTATAATCACAAACGAATCAAGGCAAAATTAAAAGGCATGAGCCCGGTACAATACCGAACTCATGCCCAACAGGCTGCCTAA
- a CDS encoding FMN-dependent NADH-azoreductase produces MTKVLYITAHPHDDKQSYSMAVGKAFIDTYKEVNPSHEIVNIDLYKENIPEIDVDVFSGWGKLQSGKGFEELSSEEKAKVSRLSELCEQFIAADKYIFVTPLWNFSFPPVLKAYIDSVCVAGKSFKYTEQGPVGLLTDKKALHIQARGGIYSEGPAAEMEMGHRYLNIIMQFFGVPSFEGIFVEGHAAMPDKAQEIKENAIARSKDLASTF; encoded by the coding sequence ATGACAAAGGTATTGTACATCACAGCTCATCCCCATGATGACAAACAATCTTACAGTATGGCCGTTGGAAAAGCATTTATTGACACTTATAAAGAAGTTAATCCTAGCCATGAGATTGTGAATATTGACCTTTATAAAGAAAATATTCCTGAGATCGATGTAGATGTTTTCAGTGGTTGGGGGAAACTTCAATCTGGAAAGGGCTTTGAAGAACTTTCGTCGGAAGAGAAAGCAAAAGTCAGTCGTCTCTCAGAGTTATGTGAGCAATTTATAGCTGCCGATAAATATATATTTGTAACACCTTTATGGAATTTTTCATTCCCTCCAGTATTGAAAGCATATATTGATTCCGTTTGTGTAGCAGGAAAATCATTTAAATACACCGAACAAGGCCCAGTTGGTCTTTTAACTGATAAGAAAGCCTTACATATTCAAGCTCGTGGTGGTATTTATTCCGAAGGACCTGCAGCTGAAATGGAAATGGGTCACCGATATCTAAATATCATTATGCAATTCTTCGGAGTGCCCTCCTTTGAAGGTATATTCGTTGAAGGACATGCTGCAATGCCTGATAAAGCACAAGAAATTAAAGAAAATGCCATTGCACGATCAAAAGATTTAGCATCTACTTTTTAA
- a CDS encoding histidinol-phosphatase, producing the protein MTNSIKFDLHTHHHRCGHAIGTIEDYVKQAIEYGLHYIGISDHSPYFYSEDDHLYPTIAMAKSELVPYIEEVHRLKEKYEGKIHVLLGMESDFFPDHIEVYRDQYLLHPFDYIIGSVHYVQDISIFKKGRWNGLTSKEQSRIKDEYYELIQKSAKSGVFQILGHIDAMKGFYPAFSSIETDSIEKTLKIISQEDIAIEINTSGKTKDCGGWYPADDILERALFYNVKVTFGSDSHTPERIGDEFELVQKRLKEIGFSEWAYFVNKQRILTPL; encoded by the coding sequence ATGACGAATTCAATAAAATTTGATCTGCACACTCACCATCATCGCTGTGGGCATGCTATCGGCACAATTGAGGATTATGTAAAGCAAGCCATTGAATACGGGTTGCATTATATTGGGATTTCTGATCATTCTCCATATTTTTATAGTGAGGACGACCATCTCTACCCAACTATTGCAATGGCAAAAAGTGAACTTGTCCCTTATATTGAGGAAGTACATCGTTTAAAAGAGAAATATGAAGGTAAAATTCATGTGTTATTAGGAATGGAAAGTGATTTCTTCCCTGATCACATTGAAGTCTACCGTGATCAATATCTTTTACACCCTTTTGACTACATAATTGGATCTGTTCATTATGTTCAAGACATTAGCATTTTTAAAAAAGGGCGTTGGAATGGTTTGACCTCAAAAGAACAGTCAAGAATCAAGGATGAATACTATGAATTAATACAGAAATCAGCAAAAAGCGGAGTGTTTCAAATCTTAGGCCATATTGATGCAATGAAGGGGTTTTATCCAGCCTTTTCATCCATTGAAACAGACAGTATTGAAAAAACGTTGAAAATCATTAGTCAAGAAGATATCGCCATTGAGATCAATACTTCTGGTAAAACAAAAGATTGTGGTGGATGGTATCCAGCGGATGACATTTTAGAACGAGCACTTTTCTATAATGTGAAGGTAACATTTGGATCAGATTCCCATACACCTGAACGTATTGGTGATGAATTTGAATTAGTCCAAAAAAGACTAAAGGAGATTGGCTTTTCTGAGTGGGCTTACTTTGTTAATAAGCAAAGGATTCTCACTCCACTTTAA
- a CDS encoding YjcZ family sporulation protein — MSSCGHESNCDCENNGFGFGGGFAFIVVLFILLIIVGATICCDDGGYGGPAPVQGYGGFC, encoded by the coding sequence TTGTCAAGTTGTGGTCATGAATCAAATTGTGATTGTGAGAATAACGGTTTTGGATTTGGTGGAGGTTTCGCCTTTATAGTCGTATTATTTATACTCTTGATCATTGTTGGAGCTACTATTTGTTGTGATGATGGAGGTTACGGTGGTCCTGCCCCCGTTCAAGGCTACGGCGGTTTCTGCTAA
- a CDS encoding SDR family oxidoreductase, translating into MNILVLGATGRVGSQLVTYALHDRHNVAVLVRTPEKIEINNENLTIIKGNVLNKDDIVRAMQGIDVVISALNTDGTTTLSASMPLIIKAMEDEDIQRIITIGTAGILQSRTTPNSLRYLSSESKRKSTRAAKEHHKVYDMLKQSTLVWTIVCPTYLPAGESVGKYRVEGNFLPEGGVEISVPDTAEFTFSQIKSSDYIKSRVGIAY; encoded by the coding sequence ATGAATATTTTGGTTTTAGGTGCAACTGGACGTGTTGGGAGTCAATTAGTTACTTATGCCCTTCATGATAGACATAACGTTGCTGTATTAGTTCGCACTCCAGAGAAGATTGAAATAAATAATGAAAATTTAACGATTATCAAAGGTAATGTTTTAAATAAAGATGATATCGTCCGTGCAATGCAAGGGATTGATGTTGTTATTAGTGCACTGAATACTGATGGGACAACCACATTATCAGCAAGTATGCCACTAATTATCAAAGCGATGGAAGACGAAGATATACAACGAATTATAACTATTGGAACTGCAGGTATCCTGCAAAGTAGAACCACCCCAAATTCACTGCGTTATCTGTCAAGTGAATCAAAGCGTAAGTCTACCCGTGCAGCGAAAGAACATCATAAAGTATACGATATGCTTAAACAATCAACACTAGTATGGACTATTGTCTGTCCTACGTATTTGCCTGCTGGAGAAAGTGTAGGTAAATATCGTGTAGAAGGTAATTTTTTGCCGGAGGGTGGAGTTGAAATATCTGTGCCGGATACTGCAGAATTTACATTTAGCCAAATAAAAAGTAGCGATTATATAAAATCACGTGTAGGTATCGCCTACTAA